Proteins from a genomic interval of Rosa chinensis cultivar Old Blush chromosome 2, RchiOBHm-V2, whole genome shotgun sequence:
- the LOC112186554 gene encoding transmembrane 9 superfamily member 12 — protein MAVSKSRMPAIRLLGLVLFVHVCNGFYLPGSYMHTYSQGEPIFTKVNSLTSIETELPFSYYSLPYCKPKDGIKKMAENLGELLMGDEIESSAYRFRMNVNETVYLCTTHALNEHEVKLLKQRTRDLYQVNMILDNLPAMRYAYQNGVKIQWTGFPVGYTPTNSKDDYIINHLKFRVLIHEYGGSGVQIIGTGEEGMGVISEADKKKASGYEIVGFEVYPCSVKYDPDTMSKNEMYKPISPVNCPSDLDKSQIIREQERVSFTYEVEFVKSDIRWPSRWDAYLKMEGARVHWFSILNSLMVIFFLAGIVFVIFLRTVRRDLTRYEELDKEAQAQMNEELSGWKLVVGDVFREPDHPKLLCVMVGDGVQITGMSVVTIVFAAFGFMSPASRGMLLTGMIILYLFLGIIAGYVAVRMWSTIKGTSEGWRSVSWFTACFFPGIVFVILTILNFILWGSNSTGAIPISLYFVLFSLWFCISVPLTLLGGFLGTRAEAIQFPVRTNQIPREIPARKYPSWLLVLGAGTLPFGTLFIELFFILSSIWLGRFYYVFGFLLIVLLLLVVVCAEVSVVLTYMHLCVEDWRWWWKAFFASGSVALYVFLYSINYLVFDLQSLSGPVSATLYLGYSLIMATAIMLSTGTIGFLTSFYFVHYLFSSVKID, from the coding sequence ATGGCTGTGTCGAAATCGAGAATGCCCGCGATCCGATTGCTGGGTTTGGTTCTGTTTGTGCATGTCTGTAATGGGTTTTATCTTCCTGGAAGCTACATGCATACGTATTCCCAAGGGGAACCAATCTTTACCAAAGTGAATTCCTTGACTTCTATTGAGACTGAGCTTCCCTTCAGCTACTATAGTCTGCCGTATTGCAAACCCAAAGATGGTATCAAGAAAATGGCGGAGAATCTTGGGGAACTTCTTATGGGAGATGAGATCGAGAGCTCTGCTTACCGATTCAGAATGAATGTTAACGAGACTGTTTACCTGTGTACTACACACGCTTTGAATGAGCATGAGGTGAAGCTGTTGAAGCAGAGGACCAGGGATCTGTATCAGGTCAATATGATCCTTGATAATTTGCCCGCCATGAGATATGCTTATCAAAATGGGGTGAAGATTCAGTGGACTGGGTTTCCTGTTGGTTACACACCAACCAACAGTAAAGATGATTACATCATCAACCACCTCAAGTTCAGGGTTTTGATTCATGAGTATGGAGGAAGTGGTGTGCAGATAATTGGTACTGGGGAAGAAGGCATGGGTGTCATTTCAGAAGCTGATAAGAAGAAGGCATCTGGGTATGAGATTGTTGGCTTTGAGGTTTACCCTTGTAGTGTTAAATACGACCCTGATACCATGAGTAAAAATGAGATGTATAAACCTATCTCACCTGTGAATTGTCCCTCAGACCTTGACAAGTCTCAAATCATAAGGGAGCAAGAGAGAGTATCATTCACTTATGAGGTTGAATTTGTGAAAAGTGATATAAGATGGCCATCAAGGTGGGATGCTTATTTGAAGATGGAGGGTGCCCGTGTGCACTGGTTCTCTATCCTCAATTCGTTAATGGTGATATTCTTCCTTGCTGGTATCGTTTTTGTCATATTCCTAAGGACCGTGAGGAGGGATTTAACAAGATATGAAGAACTGGACAAAGAAGCTCAAGCTCAGATGAATGAGGAGCTTTCTGGGTGGAAGCTTGTTGTGGGAGATGTGTTCAGAGAGCCAGATCACCCAAAGCTTCTTTGCGTGATGGTTGGTGATGGGGTTCAGATTACAGGAATGTCAGTTGTTACTATCGTTTTTGCAGCATTTGGCTTCATGTCACCTGCTTCACGAGGAATGCTACTGACAGGCATGATCATTCTATATCTTTTCCTTGGAATTATTGCTGGTTATGTTGCTGTCCGAATGTGGAGTACCATAAAGGGAACTTCAGAAGGGTGGAGATCCGTTTCCTGGTTTACAGCATGCTTCTTTCCTGGAATCGTCTTTGTTATTCTTACAATTCTGAATTTCATCCTATGGGGAAGCAATAGTACTGGTGCTATTCCTATTTCCTTGTATTTTGTTCTCTTTTCCCTCTGGTTCTGCATTTCAGTGCCACTCACTCTTCTTGGAGGATTCTTGGGGACACGAGCGGAGGCTATTCAATTTCCTGTTCGAACCAACCAGATTCCTAGAGAAATTCCTGCCCGCAAATATCCATCATGGCTTCTTGTTCTCGGTGCCGGGACACTTCCCTTTGGAACTCTCTTCATTGAACTATTCTTCATCCTTTCAAGCATCTGGCTAGGAAGGTTCTATTATGTCTTTGGTTTCCTGCTTATAGTGCTTCTATTGCTGGTGGTTGTTTGCGCTGAAGTTTCAGTGGTTCTCACATACATGCATCTCTGTGTGGAGGATtggcggtggtggtggaagGCTTTCTTTGCTTCGGGGTCAGTTGCCCTTTATGTGTTCCTGTACTCCATCAACTACCTGGTATTTGATCTGCAGAGTTTGAGTGGCCCTGTGTCGGCTACCCTTTACCTTGGTTATTCATTAATCATGGCAACTGCAATCATGTTGTCAACTGGCACCATCGGATTTCTCACGTCTTTCTACTTTGTTCATTACCTATTTTCATCTGTCAAGATCGATTAG